One Clupea harengus chromosome 12, Ch_v2.0.2, whole genome shotgun sequence DNA segment encodes these proteins:
- the LOC116222883 gene encoding uncharacterized protein K02A2.6-like: protein MEALPVSSKEICRESRTDPIIARVLEMVSTGRLPRVQDVDSALMPFISRKDELTLQQGCLMWGIRVVIPPKLRHRVLSELHTGHPLYVVARNRRQRPASKTCQSCQLTQKAPGPSPLHPWTWPGAPWQRIHVDFAGPFQGHMFMVVVDAHSKWPEVHLMSSTTTFKTIQVLRGLFSRYGLPEVLISDNGHQFTLSEFDTFMKGNGVKHIRSAPFHPATNGLAEHFVQTFKHSMNMPNDSTQTGCVPVDVSQHSALNNQGITSHAFHALQTAITT from the exons ATGGAAGCCTTACCTGTGAGCAGCAAGGAGATCTGCAGAGAAAGTAGGACAGATCCTATCATTGCCCGGGTACTGGAGATGGTATCCACAGGTCGTTTGCCAAGGGTCCAGGATGTGGACAGCGCCCTGATGCCATTCATCAGTAGGAAGGATGAACTGACCCTCCAGCAGGGGTGCCTCATGTGGGGTATCCGCGTTGTCATACCTCCAAAACTGAGACACAGAGTGTTGTCTGAGCTACACACCGGACACCCT TTATATGTGGTGGCCAGGAATCGACGTCAAAGACCTGCGTCAAAGACCTGCCAATCCTGTCAACTTACCCAGAAAGCACCAGGTCCATCACCTCTCCATCCCTGGACATGGCCTGGAGCTCCATGGCAGAGAATCCATGTCGATTTTGCTGGCCCTTTCCAAGGCCATATGTTCATGGTGGTCGTGGACGCTCATTCCAAATGGCCGGAAGTGCACCTCATGAGCTCCACTACAACTTTCAAGACCATACAGGTGTTGAGAGGGCTATTCAGTCGTTATGGACTTCCAGAAGTTTTAATAAGCGACAATGGCCACCAGTTCACATTGAGTGAGTTTGACACGTTCATGAAGGGAAACGGAGTGAAACACATACGCTCTGCACCATTCCACCCAGCCACAAATGGGCTAGCAGAACATTTTGTGCAAACCTTCAAGCACTCAATGAACATGCCTAATGATTCAACACAGACTGGATGCGTTCCTGTTGATGTATCACAACACTCCGCACTCAACAACCAAGGAATCACCAGCCATGCTTTTCATGCGTTGCAAACTGCGATCACGACTTGA